GATGATGATGACCTGTGGATGGCTCGTCCGGCGGATGTCCAGCCCCAATGAGCCAGCGCCCCGGGTGATCACCAGTCGCACATAGCCGTCGGTGATCCCGTTGGCGGCGACTGTTTCTTCGACCGCCTTGGTCATTTCGGCCGGCGTGATGGGAATGATCAAGCGAATCGCCCGCGCGCTTTCGTACAGGCGTTCGACATGGTCTTTCAGCCGGAAGACCCGCTTCGAATAGACCCGAATCCCTTCGAACACTCCGTCGCCGTACAGCAAGCCGTGGTCGTAAACGCTGATCACGGCCTGTTCTTTAGGGAGGAGTTGGCCGTCGAGATAGATCTTCTGAGACATTGGGAGAAATCCGAAAACTCAATTTCGAAATACGAAACAAAACCAAAACTCAAATGTCCGAAACCTCAGCGATTGAAACCGATTTTGAGCATTCGGAAATTGATGATTGTTTCGAATTTCGTGCTTCGGATTTCGAATTTTTCGTCAGGCTGCATCTTCGAGCGACTGGATGCGGCCTTCGCTGAGCCGGACGATGCGCTCCGCCTGTGAGGCGATCGCGTCGTCGTGCGTGACCATGATGATAGTCAGCTGGTCGGACTCATTCAACTTGTGCAAAACGCTCATAATCTCCTGGCCGGTCCGGGCATCCAGGTTGCCGGTCGGCTCATCTGCCAGCAGCACCGAAGGGCGGCCTGCGAGTGCCCGGGCAATGGCGGCCCGCTGCATTTCCCCGCCTGACAACTCGGACGGACGGTGACGCACGCGGTGCGACAATCCGACCTTTTCGATGATCTCCATCCCCTGCTCTCGCAGTTGACGCTTCTTCCGCCAGAAATCGATGACCGAATGCCGGATCATCAGGGGAGACAACACATTTTCCAAAAGGTTCAGTTCCGGCAGCAGGTGATAAAACTGAAACACAAAACCGAACACATGATTTCGCAGTTCGTCGCGAGTGGCCATGGGCAGCCGGTCGATCCGGACGCCGTCGAGCCAGACTTCTCCCTGATCGGGTTCGTCCAGCAGCCCCAGCAAGTGCATCAGCGTGCTCTTGCCGGAGCCTGATTGTCCGACGATCGACAGGAATTCGCCGCGATGCAGGGAGATATCCACTCCGCGCAACACGGGAACCTTGTGTTCCCCCTTGCGATACGCCTTGTCGAGGGCTTTGGCGCACAGGTGCGGCTGAACGGTGTTCATGGGAATGGTTCGAATCGGCGGCATGGGCGACTCATTGCAAGGCGGCGGCGACAAAAGACAACGCGACCAAAATTCGGGTTCACTCGTAACGCAACGCCCGGACCGGATGCAGAGCAGCCGCTCGTCGGGCAGGCAGAACGCTGGCAAGCACGGCAATCAGCATCGCGCCGAACGCCACCCAGAGCACCATCGACGGATGAACCGCCGTCGGAATTTCATGGAAGTAGTAAATCGATTCGTCAAAGACCTTGCGGCCGGTAATCATCGACAGCAAGGCTTCCACTTCGTTGATGTACTCGACAAACAGCAGGCCGAGGATCACTCCGGCGCCGCTCCCAACGACTCCCAGCGACAGCCCGTAGGACAGGAAGATCATCATGATTCCCCGTGAGCTGGCGCCGAGTGCTTTCAGAATGCCAATGTCGCGGGTTTTCTCGACCACGATCATGTAGAAGATCGCCAGGATGCCGAAGCCGGCCACGGTGATGATCAGGAACAGCAGCACGTTCAAAATCGCGGATTCGACGGCCACTGCTTCGAGCAACGGACCCTGCTTCTGTTCCCAGGTGCGGACCTGATACTTGTAGTTCAGGCCCTGGCTGAGACGGCGGACCACTTCAGGGGCGTCGCGGTAATCCTTGATCTTGATCTGCAGGGTCGTAATCGCCCCCTTCTTCCAGTTCAGATCCTTGTGCGGATGTGTCGGGTCCGGTCCCGACAGCATGCCGCGCACATATTGCAGTTCTTCCAGATTGCAGAACACGAGATTCGAGTCGTACTCGCTCATGCCGCTTTTGAAGACGTCGACGATGGTCGCCTTGAACGGCGCCGGTTCCGGCTGGCCGGCCTTGATCGTCGTCAGAATCACGTCCTGACCGGGGGCGGCCATGTACTGTGTTCTGGTGAGGCCGGTATCACGTTCTTTGTAAGGAAAGCTGATCAGCCCTGCCCCGACAAAAATACGGGCCGGCAACGGCTCTTCCGGATCCACTTTTTCCACGGGGGTGGCCGAGGCAAACGGATCCTGCAGTGCATTGTCATCCGCGGCCGCCGTCTGGTTGTGCGCGTGCTCTAGCGAGAACTCAGTCGCGGCAGTTTTGGTGGCATTCACCGGAGAGACCCCCTCCGCACTGGGGGGCAGTTCCGGGGATCGAAATTCCCGGTTCAAGTCTTCAAAATGACGGGCCTTGAGCCAGCTCAGGCGGTCTTCTACCCCCTGCTTCGTCAGGCTCCAGTCGAGAGGATCTTTGATCTTTCGCAGCGGCTCGCGCACGACTTCGTCGTTTTCCACAATGCGCTGCCGGCTCAGCAGGTATTCCGCCAGCGGGCTGACCTGATTCTTCGTCTCAGGCACAATCCCCACCAGGGTGACGAGGCGGTAGATGTCCTGCCCCATCCAGCGGAAGCTCATCATCCCGTAGATTTCGACGGTGGGAGTGACGGCGGTGATATAGCGGCCGGCCAGAGCGTCGACGTCAGCCAGCAATTGTTCGGGATCGTCGGTACCGTCCATGCTGGTCGCTTCGACCATCACGTCGCCGAGAGTGGCGTGAATCCGCTCCCGCATCTGGCTGCTGAAACCTGACATCACGCTGTTGACGACAATCATCGTCGCCACGCCCAACGTCACACTGATGACGCTGGCCAGGGCAATAAAGCGGGTCCGCAGGTAGCGGTTGGCGAGCAAAAACTTATACATGCGCACTCCTTTGCGATCGGCATCCTGCCAATTGTGCCGGAGTTTAGGCGGAGTAGAAAATTCCGTCGAGGCGAGTTCTGCGGCGGAAAAAGGCAGGCAAAATCAGAGGAAGGGACCACGAAACAAACGAAAGACACGAAAGGAATTGCAAAAGCCGGGTTCGCCGCAGACATGTCTGCACAGCGGCAACGCGATCACTTTGGATCTTTTTTCGTGTTTTCTGCTTTTCCCCCAGTGACTAATGGAGATTCTTGATAGTCACCCACAGGCCTACTGGCTACTCTGCCGCCGCAAGAGGGCCGGGCAGCATCAGGAACAGCGGGTACAAAAACGCCGTTGCCAGTCCGATGAAGGCCCACACGCACAACAGCCAGCGTTGGGCGCGGGAGAGCGTCAAATCAATCTCCGGAGGAGGCGACGACACCCGTTCTCGCAAACCGGGTGACATCTCTGGCAAGCGGAGCGGCCCCGTCACCAGTTGCCGGGCGATTCGCACAAATCCCGCCAGCGCAACGCCATTCGCCAGTATGTTAAGCACCCAGGCTGCCAGCCCCCAGCCTTTTTCCCAACCCTGCAGGGAAGCGAAACCGAGCCACGCCTGAAATAAGCCGGCACTGGCCGGCGTCAGGGTGAGGAGCAACAGGCAGACGAGCAGCGTCGGCCCGATCCAGCCGGTCCGCGACCACAATCCCTGATACGAACCGAGTTCAATACTCCGACACCGCGCAGGCAAGATGGAAAGCGCCACCGTCAACAAAATCAGGGCTGCCATCTGGCTAAGCAGGAGCGGAACGAGTAGCCGTTCAAAATCTCGTGTTGCTCCGCAGATCGAAATCGTCGCGACCGCCTGCGTCCAGACGATCGCCGCGGCCAGCAGACGCCCGAAATCGGCCTGAACCAGCAACAGCCCCGCCATAAACAATCCGCCTAAAAGCGCGACCGTCCACCCCCAGCCCTGCAAATCAGCGATGGTCTGGGCATCGAGTTGCGAAATGAACTTCAGCCCGATCAGCATGACCCCTTTCACCCAGGCGGCGATCCAGACTCGCACCGCCAGCGGCGCGGCCAGCAGTGACCGCGTCAGCCACGCATGGACTGGAAAACAGCCGCTCATCAGCAGAAAACCGACTACGATGAACAGCATCGGCAGGCCGCGAAATTCTCCCCAGAGTTCCCTGGCGGCCGAGTGACGTTCAAACGCCTCCTGCAGGATTTTTGCCAGTTCCGGAATCGCCGCCGAGGCATCGCCAGGCACGCCGCGTGGGGCGGAGCGAATCAGGCTCGCTGCTGCGATCAGCATGCCGAGGCCACCCATCACCAGCAGGCCGCCGATCCACTGCGTCGCCAAAAACATCCACGCCACAGAACGCTTCGCTTCACCCCCATACCAGGCGATCATCAGCGAAATCAGCAATGCCGAGGCAAACAGACCGGCAAAGCAAGAGCCGATGTCTCCCCCCCCCGCAAAGAACTGCAAAGCCCCCACAAGCAGTAAATTGCCTGAGATCTGCTGCTGTCTGGCTTCAACCGGTTCGGTGAACAGACTGGCCGTTAAAGAGACCCAGGGCAGCAGCGCGACGAATCCGGCCGTCATCAGGTCGATTTGCCAGACGACTCGATTCGCCAGCGACGAACCTGTCCCCCAGCTCGGGATCGGCCAGGCCACTTCCACGCCGCCGCCCGTCCCGTTGAGAGCTTGACTGATCACGGCAAACCACAGCAGCCCCCCCACGACGGCCAGCAGTCCGTGAATCGCGACAGCGATATGAAAGCGACGGCGGTTTGACGACAGGCCGGCCAGCAGCACCGCCCCGAGCAGCGGGCACAGCAACTGGAACAGCAGCGCATAAGACGCAACATGCGACGGCAGCGCCATGGTCCCAGCCAGTCTGAGTTGTGTTGACAGTAGTTCCAAGTCGTCAGTTATCAGTTTGAATCACCTGAAATGATCACCAGTTGTGATTTCGCAGTTGTGTGAGTCTGAACTGAAAACTGATGACTGAAAACTTGGTACTACTGATTGATTGACCGAATTCTGATGAGAAATGGGCCTCGCAGAACGGATCAAAGCCGATTCCGTCTGCCGCCGACAAGTTCGGCATCATGGGTGATGCCCCCAAATGGATCAAGGGGGGCTCACGCCATCCCTGTTCTCCCTCGCAATTCGATTCTAAACTCATCCCATTCTGGCTCTCGACACTGGACACTCGACTCTGGACTCTTCCCATGCTCCTGCAAACGCTGATTCACCCCAAAATCAACGAAGTCCTGGCTCGGGCGGGGCACCATTCGAAAGTCCTCATCGCCGACGGCAACTATCCCGCCTACAACACCCTCGGCCCGAACGCTGAACTTGTCAGTTTGAATCTGTCACCCGGCGTGGTGAGCTGCACCCAGGTGCTCAAGGCCCTGCTGTCCGCGATCCCCATTGAAGCCGCCAACACCATGGGCATCCCGGCCGACGACCCATACGCCCTCGGCGGCGATCCCCCGATCTGGAGCGACTATCGGGAAATCTTGAAAGACTCAAAGCTCAACATCGAACTGCAGCCCATCCAGAAATGGGACTTCTACGACGCCGTTGCCAGCCGCGACCATGTGCTGACGATTCAAACCGCCGATCAGGCCCTGTGGGCGAATCTACTGCTGACGATTGGGGTGAGGAAGAGTTGAGTGACGAGTGTTGAGTGAGTCAGGGAAGACGCAAGCACGAAGTGAGGTTCATGTGAAACGAAGCTCCTGCGAGTTGTTTCTGCTCATGACATTACTCGCCGTTCACGCAGGTGCTGATGATGGGCAAGACCCCAGACTTTCGCCCGCTGCCGAACAAGCGGCAAATGCGAAGAGTGAAAAAATCAAGGCGGAGTTGACAAAGGACGCGAAACCGTGGTGGGCAGGACGGTATTCCGAGGGAGACGGGATGGGAGCAAATACTTCTATCATTCTGGCCCCAGATGCTGGCTTTGTTTATCAGTGGCATGGGTGCCTCGGAATTTACGATCGCAACTTCGGGGCAGTCCAGGAAGCCGACGGACGAGTCGAATTAGCACCTGCTCTTCCTTTGGCAACTGATTTGGCCCCACTTCTGACCAAGTACATTCCCGTCCGTTGGCAAAGCCGAAAATACCTGATCCCAGAAGAGAAGATGTTAGAGTTCTGCAACAAGTTCAACGCCGGTGATCTTCAACGAACTTTTGGAAATCCATATTTTTTAGTTGAAACTTCCACTCGCGAATCTCCCGCGAAAGGCAAGCCGGAAGTTCCAACGGAATTTCAAAAGTACCTTCTTGATCGACCTGTTATTTGCCAGATCCAAGAAGTGAGAAAGCCCAAGATTGCGTATGAGAAATCTCAGTACCCTGATGACACCAAGGACGACAGATTCAGTTCCACATCTGTTTCGCTGAACAAGGGGCAAGATGACGGATTTTTCGTAGGAATGGTGCTTTACCGTGTTAACCATTACGGCGTCAGCGGCATTACCGTTACTTCGGTCGACAAGAACTCATCTGAGGCCGTCTTTCGCGAAAATGTCACTTTAGACGGAATACCAACTCTCCTCCCTCTCGTCGGATGGGATCTGTCGACATCGCCCCGGCGGCCATCGAACGAGTAGCATTGAGTGAGACACAGAAGGCGCCAGAACTCAGCGAGGTTAAGGTGAAACGAAGCTCCTGCGAGTTGTTTCTGCTCATGGCATTACTCGCCGTTCACGCAGGTGCTGATGATGGGCAAGACCCCAGACTTTCGCCTGCTGCAGAGCAAGCTGCAAATGCGAAGATTGAAAAGATTAAGGCGGAGCTGGCTCAAGACGCGAAGCCGTGGTGGGCAGGACAGTATTACGAGGGAGGCGTAGGATGCTCCGTCTCTCTTACTTTGGCCCCGGATTCAGGGTTTGTCTATCTTTGCTCTGGGTGCGACGGACTTATTGATCGAAACTATGGTCCAATC
This window of the Planctomicrobium piriforme genome carries:
- a CDS encoding proton-conducting transporter transmembrane domain-containing protein produces the protein MALPSHVASYALLFQLLCPLLGAVLLAGLSSNRRRFHIAVAIHGLLAVVGGLLWFAVISQALNGTGGGVEVAWPIPSWGTGSSLANRVVWQIDLMTAGFVALLPWVSLTASLFTEPVEARQQQISGNLLLVGALQFFAGGGDIGSCFAGLFASALLISLMIAWYGGEAKRSVAWMFLATQWIGGLLVMGGLGMLIAAASLIRSAPRGVPGDASAAIPELAKILQEAFERHSAARELWGEFRGLPMLFIVVGFLLMSGCFPVHAWLTRSLLAAPLAVRVWIAAWVKGVMLIGLKFISQLDAQTIADLQGWGWTVALLGGLFMAGLLLVQADFGRLLAAAIVWTQAVATISICGATRDFERLLVPLLLSQMAALILLTVALSILPARCRSIELGSYQGLWSRTGWIGPTLLVCLLLLTLTPASAGLFQAWLGFASLQGWEKGWGLAAWVLNILANGVALAGFVRIARQLVTGPLRLPEMSPGLRERVSSPPPEIDLTLSRAQRWLLCVWAFIGLATAFLYPLFLMLPGPLAAAE
- a CDS encoding ABC transporter ATP-binding protein gives rise to the protein MPPIRTIPMNTVQPHLCAKALDKAYRKGEHKVPVLRGVDISLHRGEFLSIVGQSGSGKSTLMHLLGLLDEPDQGEVWLDGVRIDRLPMATRDELRNHVFGFVFQFYHLLPELNLLENVLSPLMIRHSVIDFWRKKRQLREQGMEIIEKVGLSHRVRHRPSELSGGEMQRAAIARALAGRPSVLLADEPTGNLDARTGQEIMSVLHKLNESDQLTIIMVTHDDAIASQAERIVRLSEGRIQSLEDAA
- a CDS encoding RbsD/FucU family protein, translating into MLLQTLIHPKINEVLARAGHHSKVLIADGNYPAYNTLGPNAELVSLNLSPGVVSCTQVLKALLSAIPIEAANTMGIPADDPYALGGDPPIWSDYREILKDSKLNIELQPIQKWDFYDAVASRDHVLTIQTADQALWANLLLTIGVRKS
- a CDS encoding ABC transporter permease codes for the protein MYKFLLANRYLRTRFIALASVISVTLGVATMIVVNSVMSGFSSQMRERIHATLGDVMVEATSMDGTDDPEQLLADVDALAGRYITAVTPTVEIYGMMSFRWMGQDIYRLVTLVGIVPETKNQVSPLAEYLLSRQRIVENDEVVREPLRKIKDPLDWSLTKQGVEDRLSWLKARHFEDLNREFRSPELPPSAEGVSPVNATKTAATEFSLEHAHNQTAAADDNALQDPFASATPVEKVDPEEPLPARIFVGAGLISFPYKERDTGLTRTQYMAAPGQDVILTTIKAGQPEPAPFKATIVDVFKSGMSEYDSNLVFCNLEELQYVRGMLSGPDPTHPHKDLNWKKGAITTLQIKIKDYRDAPEVVRRLSQGLNYKYQVRTWEQKQGPLLEAVAVESAILNVLLFLIITVAGFGILAIFYMIVVEKTRDIGILKALGASSRGIMMIFLSYGLSLGVVGSGAGVILGLLFVEYINEVEALLSMITGRKVFDESIYYFHEIPTAVHPSMVLWVAFGAMLIAVLASVLPARRAAALHPVRALRYE